The Litchfieldia alkalitelluris genome has a window encoding:
- the acsA gene encoding acetate--CoA ligase, with protein MKVEALPVIQGDFNLKDYNQMYRDFDWGEVEKSFTWSETGKVNMAYEAIDRHAEGFRKNKIALYYRDPSRDEKYTFKEMKEMSNKAANVLKQAADVVKGDRVFVFMPRSPECYFAILGAIKLGAIVGPLFEAFMEGAVRDRLQDSEAKVIVTTPELLSRVPLDELPALETVVLVGENIKEEGPFIDLNTRMKSASKNLAIEWVERTDGLILHYTSGSTGKPKGVLHVHNAMIQHYQTAQWVLDLKEEDVYWCTADPGWVTGTAYGMFGPWLSGVSNVILGGRFKPETWYQTIEDFGVTVWYSAPTAFRMLMGAGDEVVKQFDMSTLRHILSVGEPLNPEVVRWGMKVFNLRVHDTWWMTETGGQTICNYPCMEIKPGSMGKPIPGVKAAIVDNQGEELPPYRMGNLAIKRGWPSMMYTIWNNQEKYESYFMPGDWYVSGDSAYMDEDGYFWFQGRIDDVIMTSGERVGPFEVESKLVEHPAVAEAGVIGKPDPVRGEIIKAFVALRDGYEVTEELKEDIRNFVKKGLAAHAAPREIEFRDKLPKTRSGKIMRRVLKAWELDLPTGDLSTMED; from the coding sequence ATGAAAGTGGAAGCGCTACCAGTTATTCAAGGGGATTTTAATTTAAAAGACTACAATCAGATGTATCGTGATTTCGATTGGGGAGAAGTCGAAAAAAGCTTTACATGGTCTGAGACAGGTAAGGTAAACATGGCCTACGAAGCAATTGACCGCCATGCAGAGGGGTTCAGAAAAAACAAAATTGCTCTTTACTACAGAGATCCTTCCCGAGATGAAAAGTACACATTTAAAGAGATGAAAGAGATGTCAAATAAAGCTGCAAATGTGTTAAAGCAGGCAGCAGATGTTGTTAAAGGAGACCGGGTATTTGTTTTCATGCCAAGATCTCCTGAGTGTTATTTTGCGATTTTAGGTGCAATTAAACTTGGTGCAATTGTTGGTCCATTATTCGAGGCTTTTATGGAGGGGGCTGTAAGAGATCGTTTGCAGGATAGTGAAGCAAAGGTCATAGTGACAACTCCTGAGCTTTTAAGTCGAGTTCCATTAGATGAATTACCTGCATTGGAGACAGTCGTCCTTGTAGGTGAGAATATCAAGGAAGAAGGACCTTTTATAGATTTAAATACAAGAATGAAGAGTGCTAGTAAGAATCTAGCAATTGAATGGGTTGAGCGTACAGACGGTCTTATTTTACACTATACGTCTGGTTCAACAGGAAAACCTAAAGGAGTCCTCCACGTTCATAATGCAATGATCCAGCATTATCAGACGGCACAGTGGGTACTAGATTTAAAAGAAGAGGATGTTTACTGGTGTACTGCTGATCCTGGTTGGGTAACTGGTACAGCGTATGGAATGTTTGGTCCTTGGTTATCTGGGGTTTCCAACGTTATTTTAGGAGGACGCTTTAAACCAGAAACATGGTATCAAACGATTGAGGATTTTGGTGTAACTGTCTGGTATAGTGCGCCAACAGCATTTAGAATGCTAATGGGTGCTGGAGATGAAGTTGTAAAGCAGTTTGATATGAGTACACTAAGACATATCTTAAGTGTTGGAGAGCCATTAAATCCTGAAGTAGTACGATGGGGAATGAAGGTATTTAACTTAAGAGTCCATGATACTTGGTGGATGACCGAAACAGGTGGTCAAACAATCTGTAACTATCCATGTATGGAAATCAAACCAGGTTCAATGGGTAAACCAATTCCTGGGGTAAAAGCGGCTATTGTGGATAACCAAGGAGAAGAGCTTCCGCCATATCGGATGGGTAATTTAGCAATAAAACGTGGTTGGCCTTCTATGATGTATACAATTTGGAACAACCAAGAGAAGTATGAATCCTATTTTATGCCTGGGGATTGGTACGTGTCAGGGGATTCTGCTTATATGGATGAAGATGGATACTTCTGGTTTCAAGGAAGAATTGATGATGTCATCATGACTTCTGGAGAGCGTGTAGGACCATTTGAGGTTGAAAGCAAGCTAGTTGAGCATCCAGCTGTTGCGGAAGCAGGTGTTATTGGGAAGCCTGATCCTGTTCGTGGTGAGATTATCAAAGCATTCGTTGCACTCCGTGATGGATATGAAGTAACCGAAGAATTAAAAGAAGATATCCGTAATTTTGTTAAAAAAGGTCTTGCGGCACATGCAGCACCTCGGGAGATTGAGTTCCGTGATAAGCTCCCTAAAACGAGAAGCGGAAAAATCATGAGACGGGTCTTAAAGGCGTGGGAGCTAGATTTACCAACAGGTGACCTTTCGACAATGGAAGATTAA
- a CDS encoding transglycosylase domain-containing protein, with protein sequence MKFNKSQWSERLLSLKHIVTNKHAWKGIRITYNVTWNLFLIFLIIGILGVTFAGGVGAGYFASLVKEEPIRAYDNMKRDIYNYEETTEVYFDNNIYLGKLRTDLEREEVDLSQISPHIINAVIATEDEYFYEHNGVVPKAILRAMIQEVTSAPMQTGGSTLTQQLIKNQILTNEVSFDRKAKEILLAMRLEKFFEKDEILEAYLNIVSFGRNSSGRNIAGVQAAAQGLFGVDAKDLTLPQAAFIAGIPQNPYAYTPFYNQLNEEGNYIKDNLDPGLQRMQIVLRRMLTAEVITQKQFEEALQFDLAAHLIDPIPSTRDEYPWLTNEVEARATEILVSKIAEEEGYEEADLEADSELKNYYYSTAYNQLRQNGYQIHTTIDKEIYDRMQDVVKNFDYFGPEIKNTKPNPETGEYEIEPEETGAVLIENKTGKIISFVGGRDFHREETNHATQMIRPNGSTMKPLLDYAPAFEFGTLQPGSILADVPYQYPGYSKYVQNYGGPNDHDGLMSIRHALKMSRNVPAVKAYVNNFDKKPITFLEKMGYTSLVDVDYTTHSIALGALDYGVSVEENVNAYSTFANSGKFIDGYMIEKITTKEGEVIYEHEVEEVEVFSPQTAYLTIDVMRDVIRSGTATSLYSHLKFSSDWAGKTGTGQDLKDVWFVATNPNVSFGTWLGYDTPKPVSIRHKNVNYSVRNIMLWSQLMNAAYDVRPELVDPEEPFKMPGGIVRRSYCVLSGLLPSELCREAGLIADDIFNTKFVPNKVDDSLTKGKYIVVDDKAYRVPASAPLEFVQEGVMIKKEFLEYHDLTDTAAIEKVLPKTSKWENLVITEDDEVKDNGSRPNKVTGVTISGNTLSWKKHSHNDILGYRIYAAANYSTNFKKVGSVPATDDLRVSLNNAIGAYYVTAVDVNGNETPFASSDIVKKGDYQEVKPEPEEPKEEDPPKADPSKNNPPDNDPGNDSPTDPSDQDEN encoded by the coding sequence ATGAAGTTTAATAAATCACAGTGGAGTGAACGATTGCTTTCGTTAAAACATATTGTGACAAATAAACATGCATGGAAAGGGATAAGAATTACATACAATGTTACTTGGAATTTATTCTTAATCTTCCTAATCATAGGGATCCTTGGTGTGACTTTTGCGGGTGGAGTTGGTGCTGGATATTTTGCATCACTGGTAAAAGAAGAACCTATTAGAGCCTATGATAATATGAAAAGAGATATTTACAACTATGAAGAAACAACAGAAGTATATTTTGATAATAATATCTATTTAGGTAAATTACGAACAGATTTAGAACGAGAAGAAGTTGATTTAAGCCAGATTTCTCCTCATATAATTAATGCGGTAATCGCTACAGAGGATGAATATTTTTATGAGCATAATGGAGTTGTTCCAAAAGCCATCCTCCGTGCTATGATTCAAGAGGTTACAAGTGCACCGATGCAAACAGGCGGAAGTACACTAACTCAACAATTAATAAAAAATCAAATCCTAACAAATGAAGTCTCATTTGATCGTAAAGCTAAAGAAATACTACTAGCTATGAGACTAGAGAAGTTCTTTGAAAAAGATGAGATTCTCGAAGCTTATTTAAATATCGTCTCTTTCGGGAGAAATTCAAGCGGTCGAAATATTGCTGGTGTCCAAGCTGCGGCTCAGGGGTTATTTGGTGTGGATGCAAAGGATTTAACACTTCCACAAGCTGCATTTATAGCTGGAATACCTCAAAATCCTTATGCTTACACTCCTTTTTATAACCAGCTTAATGAAGAAGGCAATTATATTAAGGATAATCTCGATCCTGGTCTACAAAGAATGCAAATAGTATTACGCCGTATGCTAACAGCAGAAGTGATCACACAAAAGCAATTTGAAGAAGCATTGCAATTTGATTTAGCAGCGCATCTGATTGATCCAATACCTTCTACTAGGGATGAATATCCTTGGTTGACTAATGAAGTTGAAGCAAGAGCTACTGAAATTTTAGTTTCAAAAATTGCTGAAGAAGAAGGCTATGAAGAAGCAGACTTAGAAGCTGATAGTGAACTTAAGAACTATTATTACTCTACAGCTTATAATCAACTGAGACAGAATGGTTATCAAATTCACACTACAATTGATAAAGAAATTTATGATCGTATGCAAGATGTCGTAAAGAACTTTGATTATTTTGGTCCTGAAATAAAAAATACAAAACCTAATCCTGAAACAGGTGAGTATGAAATTGAACCTGAAGAAACTGGTGCTGTTTTAATTGAAAACAAAACTGGTAAAATTATAAGTTTTGTTGGTGGTCGTGATTTCCATAGAGAAGAAACAAACCATGCAACACAAATGATACGTCCTAATGGATCGACAATGAAACCCCTGCTGGATTATGCACCAGCCTTTGAGTTTGGTACATTACAACCAGGATCAATATTAGCAGATGTTCCATATCAATATCCTGGATATTCAAAATACGTTCAAAACTATGGTGGTCCCAACGATCATGATGGTTTAATGTCTATAAGACATGCCTTAAAAATGTCAAGAAACGTCCCTGCTGTAAAAGCGTATGTTAATAACTTTGATAAGAAACCAATTACTTTCTTAGAAAAAATGGGTTACACTTCCCTCGTTGATGTTGATTATACGACCCACTCGATTGCATTAGGTGCACTTGATTATGGTGTATCTGTTGAAGAGAACGTAAATGCCTATTCAACATTTGCAAATAGTGGGAAATTTATTGATGGATATATGATTGAAAAGATTACAACCAAAGAAGGCGAAGTCATATATGAACATGAAGTAGAAGAAGTTGAAGTCTTCTCACCTCAAACAGCTTATCTAACAATAGATGTAATGAGAGACGTTATTCGTAGTGGAACTGCCACTTCGTTATACAGTCATCTAAAATTCAGTTCTGATTGGGCTGGTAAAACAGGTACAGGTCAAGATTTGAAGGATGTCTGGTTTGTAGCAACAAACCCAAATGTATCATTTGGAACATGGCTTGGATATGATACACCTAAGCCAGTTAGTATCCGCCATAAAAATGTGAACTACTCAGTGCGAAACATCATGTTATGGTCACAGCTCATGAATGCTGCTTATGATGTCCGCCCAGAACTTGTAGATCCAGAAGAGCCATTTAAAATGCCTGGTGGTATTGTACGAAGATCATATTGTGTATTATCTGGTTTATTACCGTCGGAACTATGCCGTGAAGCAGGCCTTATAGCTGACGATATCTTCAACACTAAATTTGTTCCGAATAAAGTTGATGACAGTTTAACGAAAGGTAAGTATATTGTAGTCGATGATAAAGCATATCGTGTACCTGCTAGTGCACCTCTTGAATTTGTTCAAGAAGGAGTCATGATTAAAAAAGAATTCTTAGAATACCATGACTTAACTGATACTGCTGCCATTGAAAAAGTCTTACCTAAAACATCTAAATGGGAAAACCTAGTCATTACTGAGGATGACGAAGTAAAGGATAATGGTTCTAGACCAAATAAAGTAACAGGTGTTACTATCTCTGGTAATACACTTTCTTGGAAAAAACATAGCCATAACGATATCCTAGGTTATCGTATTTATGCAGCTGCTAATTATTCAACTAACTTCAAAAAGGTAGGCAGTGTTCCAGCAACAGATGATTTACGAGTATCTCTCAATAATGCCATTGGTGCCTATTATGTTACAGCTGTTGATGTAAATGGAAATGAAACACCTTTTGCCTCAAGTGATATTGTTAAAAAGGGTGACTATCAAGAAGTAAAACCAGAACCGGAAGAACCTAAAGAGGAAGATCCACCAAAGGCGGATCCTTCAAAGAATAATCCGCCTGATAATGACCCAGGCAACGACTCTCCGACTGATCCAAGTGATCAGGATGAGAATTAA
- the tyrS gene encoding tyrosine--tRNA ligase gives MEILDDLQFRGLINQVTDEEGLKSLLNQESVKLYCGFDPTADSLHIGHLVGVLALKRFQMAGHQPIALVGGATGLIGDPSGKKAERTLNTKEVVEGFSQSIKNQLSQFLDFNKEGNPAQIANNYDWIGSLDLITFLRDIGKSFGLNYMLAKDSVASRLEAGISFTEFSYMILQSYDFLKLYETQNCKLQIGGSDQWGNITAGLELIRKSVEEDSKAFGLTIPLVTKSDGTKFGKTEGGTIWLDKEKTSPYEFYQFWINTDDRDVVRYLKYFTFFTKEEIDALEEETKNAPEKRLGQKALAEEVTKLVHGEEAFVQAVKISESLFSGNVGDLTADEIKQGFKDVPSFQVNNEEEVGLIDLLVNSKISPSKRQAREDISNGAIYVNGERAQELDRVISKEDRIEGQFTIIRRGKKKYYLIKY, from the coding sequence ATGGAAATTTTAGATGATTTACAGTTTAGAGGGTTAATTAATCAGGTGACAGATGAAGAGGGACTGAAATCCCTTTTAAATCAAGAAAGTGTAAAACTATACTGTGGGTTTGACCCTACAGCAGACAGTCTTCATATTGGACATCTGGTTGGGGTGTTGGCATTAAAAAGATTCCAAATGGCAGGGCATCAACCTATTGCATTAGTTGGTGGTGCAACAGGTTTAATTGGTGATCCTAGTGGTAAAAAAGCGGAAAGAACGTTAAATACGAAAGAAGTTGTTGAAGGCTTTAGCCAAAGTATCAAAAATCAATTATCTCAATTTCTAGATTTTAATAAAGAAGGCAATCCAGCCCAAATTGCCAATAACTATGACTGGATTGGAAGCTTAGATCTGATTACTTTCTTACGTGATATTGGAAAAAGCTTCGGTTTAAACTATATGCTAGCAAAAGATTCAGTTGCCTCAAGATTAGAAGCAGGGATTTCATTTACTGAATTTAGCTACATGATTTTACAATCATATGATTTCCTTAAATTGTACGAAACACAAAATTGTAAGCTGCAAATTGGTGGTAGTGATCAATGGGGTAATATCACCGCTGGTCTTGAGTTAATCCGTAAATCTGTAGAAGAAGATTCAAAAGCATTTGGTTTAACAATTCCCCTAGTGACTAAATCGGATGGTACTAAGTTCGGTAAAACTGAAGGTGGAACAATCTGGTTAGATAAAGAAAAAACATCACCATATGAATTTTACCAGTTCTGGATTAATACAGATGACCGTGATGTAGTAAGATACTTGAAGTACTTTACATTCTTTACAAAAGAAGAAATCGATGCACTTGAAGAGGAAACAAAAAACGCTCCTGAAAAGCGTCTTGGTCAAAAAGCATTAGCTGAGGAAGTAACTAAGCTCGTTCATGGTGAAGAGGCATTTGTTCAAGCTGTGAAAATCTCTGAAAGCCTATTTAGTGGAAATGTCGGGGATTTAACTGCGGACGAGATTAAGCAAGGCTTTAAAGATGTACCATCTTTCCAAGTTAACAATGAAGAGGAAGTAGGATTAATCGACCTACTTGTAAATAGTAAAATCTCTCCATCAAAACGCCAAGCACGTGAGGATATTTCAAACGGTGCAATTTATGTAAATGGAGAAAGAGCCCAAGAGCTTGACCGTGTGATTTCAAAAGAAGATCGTATAGAAGGACAATTTACGATTATCAGAAGAGGCAAGAAGAAATACTACCTAATTAAATACTAA
- a CDS encoding MMPL family transporter, translating to MVNIGKYIYQLRKPILFLWLVLIIGFSILAIKLPSVLSGNGFAYDGDYQETEALLEQEFNQAKSQIILLFEREAFISDEKWKDFISNTFIQIEDLPGVENKVTPFEHEGMMKGNLAYGLLMFDKDSEEMDAEINQLRKLLPNETGMDVSPTGEPVVVKDLNEASQKDLVKAEMIGLPIALLVLIAAFGSLVAASVPLLIGIISIIITMGILYLLSFQMNFSIFLLNIVPMIGLALSIDFALLFINRYKEEIRTKEIHEAISITIATAGRSIIFSGLCVFIGLLGLLFIKIDLFMNVAVGGMVVVFVSVLSAVTFLPALLSLLGKKINSLSVIKSQNDTEGVWRRFAIFVMKRPVSMMLLALSILLISLVPVKDMNLTIPGLDALPPNYEARIALETYRDVFIDENKNEEHKVIAVLETPGDVLEEENLTKIKETIDKIIQQEKVSLVESPFSLLNINSAEEMTHLLALEDNNPEVMGVLDRYSVNNKMVLNVYFEDIESAKTWVRFQKDHSQELNMYLGGSPTFEQEIFDEIYEKSPYGLALILATTFFILMVAFRSLLIPIKAIAMNILSLLATFGIIVWIFQQGHLGINPSDISLMVPVFVFSLVFGLSMDYEVFFISRIHENYLESGNNDEATVEGLATTSKIITSAAAIMIVVTGAFGFTGVMPVKQVGVGIAIAIFIDATIVRMLLVPSLMKLFGDWNWWYFGKKKIERG from the coding sequence ATGGTGAATATAGGGAAATACATTTATCAACTAAGAAAACCTATCCTTTTTTTATGGCTTGTATTAATCATTGGATTTTCGATCTTAGCAATTAAGCTTCCATCGGTCTTAAGTGGTAATGGCTTTGCTTATGATGGAGATTATCAAGAAACCGAAGCTTTGCTAGAACAAGAATTTAACCAAGCAAAATCACAAATTATTTTGCTTTTTGAACGAGAAGCATTCATATCCGATGAAAAGTGGAAAGACTTTATATCGAACACATTCATCCAGATAGAAGATCTACCAGGGGTAGAAAATAAAGTAACACCATTTGAACATGAAGGCATGATGAAAGGGAACTTAGCGTATGGTCTCCTTATGTTTGATAAAGACTCTGAAGAGATGGATGCTGAAATTAATCAACTGCGAAAATTATTACCGAATGAAACAGGTATGGATGTTAGTCCTACAGGAGAACCGGTAGTTGTAAAGGATTTGAATGAAGCAAGTCAAAAGGATTTAGTAAAAGCTGAAATGATCGGTCTCCCGATCGCTTTGCTTGTTTTAATTGCTGCATTTGGTAGTTTGGTTGCAGCAAGTGTTCCGCTGTTAATTGGAATCATTTCGATCATTATTACAATGGGAATTCTATACTTGTTAAGTTTTCAAATGAACTTTTCAATTTTTTTATTAAATATAGTGCCGATGATTGGTTTGGCACTGAGTATCGACTTTGCCCTTTTGTTTATTAATAGGTATAAGGAAGAAATTAGAACAAAGGAAATTCATGAGGCAATTTCCATTACGATTGCGACTGCAGGGCGTTCAATAATTTTTTCAGGTTTATGTGTGTTTATTGGACTGCTAGGACTTTTATTTATCAAAATTGATCTATTCATGAACGTGGCTGTTGGTGGCATGGTGGTTGTGTTTGTATCAGTACTATCAGCAGTTACCTTTTTACCGGCACTACTATCTTTATTAGGTAAGAAAATAAACTCGCTAAGTGTGATCAAATCACAAAATGATACAGAGGGTGTCTGGAGAAGGTTTGCTATTTTTGTCATGAAAAGACCAGTTAGTATGATGCTTCTCGCACTTAGTATATTGTTAATTAGTTTAGTTCCAGTGAAAGATATGAATTTAACTATCCCTGGTCTTGATGCATTGCCACCTAATTATGAAGCAAGAATTGCTCTTGAAACCTACAGAGACGTGTTCATTGATGAAAACAAAAACGAAGAACATAAAGTGATTGCTGTATTAGAAACACCCGGAGACGTCTTGGAGGAGGAAAATCTAACAAAAATCAAAGAAACAATTGATAAGATTATTCAACAAGAGAAAGTGTCACTTGTCGAGTCGCCGTTCTCGCTTCTAAATATAAACTCAGCTGAAGAAATGACACACCTCCTTGCGTTAGAGGATAATAACCCAGAGGTTATGGGAGTGCTTGATCGATATTCAGTAAATAATAAAATGGTATTGAACGTCTATTTTGAGGATATAGAAAGTGCAAAAACGTGGGTGAGGTTTCAAAAAGATCACTCTCAAGAATTGAACATGTACTTGGGAGGAAGCCCGACCTTCGAACAAGAAATATTTGATGAAATATATGAAAAATCACCATATGGTTTAGCACTAATATTAGCCACCACCTTTTTTATTTTAATGGTCGCATTTCGTTCTTTATTAATCCCAATCAAAGCGATCGCAATGAATATCTTGAGTTTACTGGCAACGTTCGGGATTATTGTATGGATTTTTCAACAAGGACATTTGGGTATTAATCCATCTGATATAAGTCTTATGGTTCCTGTTTTTGTATTCAGTCTTGTATTTGGTTTGAGTATGGATTACGAGGTTTTTTTCATTTCCCGAATACATGAAAACTATCTTGAATCAGGTAATAATGATGAAGCAACAGTCGAAGGGCTTGCTACAACTAGCAAAATCATTACTTCAGCAGCAGCGATTATGATTGTTGTAACTGGTGCCTTTGGTTTTACTGGAGTGATGCCAGTGAAACAGGTTGGTGTAGGAATCGCGATTGCCATTTTTATTGATGCCACAATTGTACGAATGCTGTTGGTCCCATCTTTAATGAAGTTATTTGGGGACTGGAATTGGTGGTATTTTGGGAAGAAAAAAATTGAACGAGGATAA
- the rpsD gene encoding 30S ribosomal protein S4, producing the protein MARYTGPSWKLSRRLGISLSGTGKELEKRPYAPGQHGPNQRKKLSEYGLQLQEKQKLRHMFGVNERQFRNTFDAASKMQGKHGENFMVLLESRLDNIVYRAGLARTRRQARQLVNHGHILVDGSRLDIPSYRVKLGQTITLREKSRNLDVVKEAVETNNFVPDYLTFDAEKLEATFTRLPERSELPAEINEALIVEFYSR; encoded by the coding sequence ATGGCTCGTTATACAGGTCCAAGCTGGAAATTATCCCGTCGTCTTGGCATTTCATTAAGTGGTACAGGTAAAGAATTAGAAAAGCGTCCATACGCTCCAGGACAACATGGTCCAAACCAACGTAAAAAGCTTTCTGAGTATGGTTTACAATTACAAGAAAAGCAAAAATTACGTCATATGTTCGGAGTAAATGAGCGTCAATTCCGTAATACATTTGATGCTGCTAGTAAAATGCAAGGTAAGCACGGTGAAAACTTCATGGTTCTTTTAGAATCTCGTCTTGATAACATAGTTTATCGTGCAGGTTTAGCTCGCACACGTCGTCAAGCTCGTCAATTAGTTAACCATGGTCACATTTTAGTTGATGGAAGTCGTTTAGATATTCCTTCATACCGCGTGAAGCTTGGTCAAACAATTACATTACGTGAAAAATCTCGTAACCTTGACGTTGTTAAAGAAGCTGTTGAAACTAACAACTTCGTACCAGATTACTTAACTTTTGATGCTGAGAAATTAGAAGCAACTTTCACTCGCTTACCAGAGCGTTCTGAATTACCTGCTGAAATTAACGAAGCTCTTATCGTTGAGTTCTACTCTCGTTAA
- a CDS encoding sensor domain-containing diguanylate cyclase: protein MLLQQDEVQQLLIFKSSLYEIMTLENENDNIVEKLVEQVKIVFAIRNVSIFLYDEWKERYILSATTQPTSLKKFEITSPEEVKDSSEWKLPMEINGENIGVMLFELEDFSSISTKLIMSIVTECTKIVDRFQRLSKFLNEELRYERLFGLTAKFHSSMNIDDVLGEVIKTLQNVYPTFTYYLLLSHDNVASDNLPIKDLKYHNYESSAAVQAFVTGNIQREDFIKNRQSALYAPLKGKQGVYGVLQVIAPNHVIFPNHETNFIELLANTAGSALENAQLYQQSKRLVADLQLINDTTHRLNSNLRLTDTISFMSEQIIKYLVADEVGFISFELGKDSQVLPGSTGYFFSEEALSIIEFSQAKIKDERDTLFVGDFDHDIVEDEESTKFSSLMAVPMVHNGEVKGIAIVLHRNPYFFSFDTFKLFQSLIHHSTLAFSNSTLREELENLVITDHLTKLRSRNFLDDRIHKSMENDLQGTFILIDIDNFKNINDTHGHQVGDSVIIQVADLLKANIRDQDIGARWGGEELAIYLPKVAKQVGVVVANRLVEKVQSNTKPKVTISCGIADWKKEQKDTVQNLFHRADKALYAAKEAGKNRVIVQGMVVN, encoded by the coding sequence ATGTTATTACAGCAAGACGAAGTTCAACAATTACTTATTTTTAAGAGCAGCTTATATGAAATAATGACTCTTGAGAACGAAAACGACAATATCGTTGAAAAATTAGTTGAACAGGTAAAAATTGTGTTTGCGATTAGGAATGTTTCTATCTTTTTGTATGATGAATGGAAAGAAAGATATATACTATCAGCAACAACTCAGCCAACTTCTTTAAAAAAATTCGAAATTACTTCTCCCGAGGAAGTTAAGGATTCAAGTGAATGGAAACTACCAATGGAAATAAATGGTGAAAATATCGGGGTTATGTTGTTCGAACTTGAAGACTTTTCTTCAATAAGCACTAAATTAATTATGTCCATTGTAACCGAGTGCACGAAAATAGTTGATCGCTTTCAAAGACTGTCTAAGTTTTTAAATGAAGAGCTCCGTTATGAACGGTTATTTGGTTTAACAGCCAAGTTCCATTCTTCCATGAATATTGATGATGTTCTTGGTGAAGTGATAAAAACACTTCAAAATGTGTATCCAACTTTTACATATTATTTATTGTTATCACATGATAATGTTGCAAGTGATAACCTACCAATAAAAGATTTAAAATATCATAATTATGAGAGCTCTGCAGCTGTACAAGCATTTGTTACTGGAAATATACAAAGAGAAGATTTTATTAAAAATCGGCAATCGGCGCTTTATGCACCATTAAAAGGAAAGCAAGGTGTATATGGGGTTCTCCAAGTAATCGCACCAAATCATGTGATATTTCCAAACCATGAAACCAATTTTATCGAGTTACTTGCAAATACAGCAGGCAGTGCGTTAGAAAATGCCCAACTTTACCAGCAATCTAAAAGACTTGTAGCAGATCTCCAACTTATAAATGACACAACTCATCGATTGAATTCAAACCTTAGATTAACTGATACTATTTCATTTATGTCCGAACAAATTATTAAATACTTAGTAGCGGATGAGGTTGGATTTATAAGTTTTGAATTAGGTAAAGATTCTCAAGTGCTTCCGGGCAGTACAGGCTATTTCTTTTCGGAAGAAGCATTAAGCATTATTGAATTCTCACAAGCAAAAATCAAAGATGAACGTGACACGTTATTTGTGGGTGACTTTGATCATGATATTGTCGAAGATGAGGAGTCAACAAAGTTTAGTTCATTAATGGCTGTGCCTATGGTTCATAATGGTGAGGTTAAGGGCATTGCAATCGTTCTACATAGAAATCCATATTTCTTTTCATTTGACACATTTAAATTGTTTCAATCTCTTATTCATCATTCAACCTTGGCTTTTTCAAACTCAACGTTACGTGAAGAACTTGAGAATTTGGTGATAACGGATCATTTAACAAAGCTGCGATCACGTAATTTTCTTGATGATAGAATTCATAAATCAATGGAAAACGATTTACAAGGAACCTTCATCTTAATTGATATTGATAATTTTAAGAATATTAATGATACGCATGGCCATCAGGTCGGAGACTCGGTCATTATACAGGTGGCTGATTTGCTAAAAGCGAATATAAGAGATCAAGATATCGGTGCAAGGTGGGGTGGTGAGGAGCTTGCCATTTACTTACCAAAAGTAGCAAAGCAGGTTGGAGTCGTCGTCGCTAATAGACTCGTTGAGAAAGTCCAAAGTAATACAAAACCAAAAGTAACCATCTCCTGTGGAATCGCCGATTGGAAAAAAGAGCAGAAAGATACCGTTCAAAATCTTTTCCATCGTGCCGACAAGGCGTTATATGCTGCAAAAGAGGCTGGGAAGAACAGGGTCATTGTGCAGGGAATGGTTGTGAATTAA